The following coding sequences lie in one Thermomicrobium sp. 4228-Ro genomic window:
- a CDS encoding peptidoglycan D,D-transpeptidase FtsI family protein has product MSGLSARRLRLLFAAFLLFSGAVGYRVVSFAVLQGPVLAQRAEAFRYRADVVPAHRGEILDARGRVLATDVPADRVSAIVREVEDPHRTAQLLAPLIGRSVEEIEAALTQPGREWVVLQRQLDPDVSAQIRALDLPGIVLDPEPKRAYPMGDFASQVLGFVNWEYRGAYGVEAQYDNVVGGTPGQLVGERDLAGNVIALAPSSWNPPKDGATLVLTIDSAVQYLAESVLDRTIAEQQAAGGTIIVMDVRTGAILAMANRPSFDPNRFTEVPDPAVFANPAINSAYEPGSTFKVITMALGLEAGVVTPQTTVDGGAYRELPDGTRIYNALHQEFGPETMTEVLIHSSNVGAMEVVDRLGPDRFYEGVQRFGFGQPTGVDLPGEVGGIVNLPGSPGWSLTTFYTNAFGQGIAVTPLQLVTAVSAIANGGVLMRPYVVEEIRDGERVEVIEPTPVRRVIGEETARTLSEMLAETMESYATRFSVPGYRIAAKTGTAEIPGPNGYEHGEGATIASVIGYGPVEHPRFCVLVKIDRPKASPWGERAAGPAFAEVFRQLLLLYDIPPSEPVTTTAARGSEP; this is encoded by the coding sequence ATGAGCGGTCTCTCGGCACGTCGTCTGCGGTTGCTGTTCGCAGCGTTCCTGCTCTTCAGTGGTGCGGTCGGGTACCGCGTCGTCTCCTTCGCCGTCCTGCAAGGCCCGGTTCTGGCCCAGCGAGCTGAGGCATTCCGCTACCGTGCCGATGTCGTGCCGGCACATCGCGGCGAGATCCTCGACGCGCGCGGGCGTGTGCTGGCGACCGATGTACCGGCCGATCGTGTCTCGGCGATCGTCCGCGAGGTCGAGGATCCGCACCGGACTGCGCAGCTGCTCGCTCCGTTGATCGGGCGCTCGGTCGAGGAGATCGAAGCGGCCTTGACCCAGCCAGGACGCGAATGGGTGGTACTGCAGCGGCAGCTCGATCCGGATGTCTCGGCCCAGATTCGCGCGCTCGATCTCCCTGGCATCGTGCTCGACCCGGAACCGAAACGTGCGTACCCGATGGGCGACTTCGCCTCGCAGGTACTCGGCTTCGTCAACTGGGAATACCGCGGTGCGTATGGAGTCGAGGCGCAGTACGACAACGTCGTGGGCGGCACGCCAGGGCAACTGGTCGGTGAGCGCGATCTCGCCGGCAACGTGATCGCGCTGGCGCCGAGCTCCTGGAACCCCCCGAAGGATGGGGCGACGCTCGTCCTCACTATCGACAGTGCGGTGCAGTACCTGGCCGAATCGGTGCTCGACCGGACGATCGCGGAGCAGCAGGCGGCCGGTGGCACCATCATCGTCATGGACGTGCGGACTGGAGCGATCCTCGCCATGGCGAACCGGCCGTCGTTCGATCCCAATCGCTTCACCGAGGTGCCTGATCCAGCCGTCTTCGCCAACCCTGCGATCAACTCGGCGTACGAACCCGGGTCGACGTTCAAGGTGATCACGATGGCCCTGGGGCTCGAGGCTGGTGTGGTGACGCCGCAGACGACGGTCGACGGCGGTGCCTACCGGGAATTGCCTGATGGGACGAGGATCTACAACGCGTTGCATCAGGAGTTCGGGCCGGAGACGATGACCGAGGTCCTCATCCATTCCAGTAACGTCGGCGCGATGGAAGTGGTCGACCGTCTCGGTCCGGACCGTTTCTACGAGGGAGTGCAGCGGTTCGGTTTCGGTCAGCCGACGGGTGTCGACCTCCCCGGCGAGGTCGGGGGTATCGTAAATCTGCCCGGGAGCCCGGGCTGGTCGTTGACGACCTTCTATACCAACGCCTTCGGTCAAGGTATCGCGGTGACGCCGCTGCAGCTCGTGACGGCGGTGTCCGCGATCGCGAACGGCGGTGTGCTGATGCGCCCGTATGTGGTCGAAGAGATCCGCGACGGTGAGCGCGTCGAGGTCATCGAACCGACCCCGGTTCGCCGGGTGATCGGCGAGGAGACGGCGCGGACGCTCAGCGAGATGCTGGCTGAGACGATGGAGAGCTACGCGACACGCTTCAGCGTGCCGGGATACCGGATCGCTGCCAAAACGGGAACGGCCGAGATACCAGGGCCCAACGGATACGAGCACGGTGAGGGCGCGACGATCGCCTCGGTGATCGGCTATGGGCCAGTCGAGCATCCGCGATTTTGCGTCCTCGTCAAGATCGACCGGCCGAAGGCCTCGCCGTGGGGTGAGCGCGCCGCTGGCCCAGCGTTCGCCGAGGTATTCCGGCAGCTCCTGCTCCTCTACGATATCCCGCCGTCGGAGCCGGTCACGACGACAGCTGCACGAGGGAGCGAACCATGA